One stretch of Arachis duranensis cultivar V14167 chromosome 1, aradu.V14167.gnm2.J7QH, whole genome shotgun sequence DNA includes these proteins:
- the LOC107494371 gene encoding histone deacetylase 6 isoform X2, which produces MGIEEESGASLPGGQDGKKRRVTYFYEPSIGDYYYGQGHPMKPHRIRMAHNLIVHYSLHRRMEINRPFPAAPDDIRRFHSDDYVDFLASVSPDTLADPAFSRHLKRFNVGEDCPVFDGLFPFCQASAGGSIGAAVKLNRQDADIAVNWAGGLHHAKKSEASGFCYVNDIVLGILELLKYHRRVLYVDIDVHHGDGVEEAFYTTDRVMTVSFHKFGDFFPGTGHIKDVGVGSGKNYAINVPLNDGMDDESFRALFRPIIQKVMEVYQPDAVVLQCGADSLSGDRLGCFNLSVKGHADCLRFLRSFNVPLMVLGGGGYTIRNVARCWCYETAVAVGVEPDNKLPYNEYYEYFGPDYTLHVDPSNMENLNTTKDMEKIRNTLLEQISRLPHAPSVPFQTTPSTIPVPDVAEEDMERRPKPRIWSGDDYDSDHDEDEKANMKSSNLNDYMRDVADDMEEEKPVPPPHGCC; this is translated from the exons aTGGGGATAGAAGAAGAGAGTGGGGCGTCGCTGCCCGGCGGGCAGGAcgggaagaaaagaagagttacGTACTTCTACGAACCCAGCATCGGAGACTACTACTACGGTCAGGGTCACCCAATGAAGCCACACCGAATCCGGATGGCTCACAACCTCATCGTTCACTACTCCCTCCACCGCCGCATGGAGATCAATCGCCCTTTCCCCGCCGCCCCCGACGATATCAGGCGTTTTCACTCCGATGACTACGTCGACTTCCTCGCCTCCGTCTCCCCCGACACCCTCGCTGACCCTGCCTTCTCCCGCCACCTCAAGCGCTTCAACGTCGGGGAGGACTGTCCTGTTTTCGATGGATTGTTCCCCTTCTGCCAGGCCTCCGCCGGCGGCTCTATCGGCGCCGCCGTCAAGCTCAACCGCCAGGACGCTGATATCGCTGTCAATTGGGCTGGTGGCCTCCACCATGCTAAGAAGTCCGAAGCCTCTGGATTCTGTTACGTCAACGACATTGTCCTCGGTATTCTCGAGCTTCTCAAATATCACAGG CGTGTATTGTATGTTGATATTGATGTTCACCATGGTGATGGTGTTGAGGAGGCCTTTTATACAACTGATAGGGTAATGACGGTGTCTTTTCACAAATTTGGGGACTTTTTCCCCGGGACTGGACACATTAAAGACGTTGGTGTTGGCTCAGGAAAGAATTATGCTATCAATGTCCCGTTAAATGATGGAATGGATGATGAGAGTTTCCGGGCTCTGTTTCGACCTATCATTCAAAAAGTCATGGAAGTTTATCAACCTGATGCCGTCGTTCTTCAATGTGGAGCTGATTCTTTGTCTGGCGACAGGTTGGGTTGCTTCAATTTGTCTGTGAAAGGTCATGCAGATTGCCTTCGCTTCCTTAGATCTTTCAATGTTCCTCTGATGGTGTTGGGTGGTGGAGGATATACAATTCGGAACGTCGCTCGTTGTTGGTGTTATGag ACAGCAGTCGCAGTAGGAGTGGAGCCTGATAATAAGTTACCATATAATGAATATTATGAGTATTTTGGCCCAGATTATACTCTTCATGTGGATCCAAGCAACATGGAGAATCTAAACACGACCAAGGATATGGAAAAAATAAG GAACACACTACTAGAACAGATTTCCAGGCTTCCACATGCTCCCAGTGTTCCTTTTCAGACAACACCATCAACCATACCAGTTCCAGATGTG GCAGAAGAGGACATGGAGAGAAGACCAAAACCTCGCATATGGAGTGGTGATGATTATGATTCTGATCATGATGAAGATGAAAAGGCTAATATGAAGTCCTCAAACTTAAATGACTATATGAG GGATGTTGCAGATGAtatggaagaggagaaaccgGTGCCTCCCCCACATGGATGCTGCTGA
- the LOC107494371 gene encoding histone deacetylase 6 isoform X1: protein MGIEEESGASLPGGQDGKKRRVTYFYEPSIGDYYYGQGHPMKPHRIRMAHNLIVHYSLHRRMEINRPFPAAPDDIRRFHSDDYVDFLASVSPDTLADPAFSRHLKRFNVGEDCPVFDGLFPFCQASAGGSIGAAVKLNRQDADIAVNWAGGLHHAKKSEASGFCYVNDIVLGILELLKYHRRVLYVDIDVHHGDGVEEAFYTTDRVMTVSFHKFGDFFPGTGHIKDVGVGSGKNYAINVPLNDGMDDESFRALFRPIIQKVMEVYQPDAVVLQCGADSLSGDRLGCFNLSVKGHADCLRFLRSFNVPLMVLGGGGYTIRNVARCWCYETAVAVGVEPDNKLPYNEYYEYFGPDYTLHVDPSNMENLNTTKDMEKIRNTLLEQISRLPHAPSVPFQTTPSTIPVPDVAEEDMERRPKPRIWSGDDYDSDHDEDEKANMKSSNLNDYMSRDVADDMEEEKPVPPPHGCC from the exons aTGGGGATAGAAGAAGAGAGTGGGGCGTCGCTGCCCGGCGGGCAGGAcgggaagaaaagaagagttacGTACTTCTACGAACCCAGCATCGGAGACTACTACTACGGTCAGGGTCACCCAATGAAGCCACACCGAATCCGGATGGCTCACAACCTCATCGTTCACTACTCCCTCCACCGCCGCATGGAGATCAATCGCCCTTTCCCCGCCGCCCCCGACGATATCAGGCGTTTTCACTCCGATGACTACGTCGACTTCCTCGCCTCCGTCTCCCCCGACACCCTCGCTGACCCTGCCTTCTCCCGCCACCTCAAGCGCTTCAACGTCGGGGAGGACTGTCCTGTTTTCGATGGATTGTTCCCCTTCTGCCAGGCCTCCGCCGGCGGCTCTATCGGCGCCGCCGTCAAGCTCAACCGCCAGGACGCTGATATCGCTGTCAATTGGGCTGGTGGCCTCCACCATGCTAAGAAGTCCGAAGCCTCTGGATTCTGTTACGTCAACGACATTGTCCTCGGTATTCTCGAGCTTCTCAAATATCACAGG CGTGTATTGTATGTTGATATTGATGTTCACCATGGTGATGGTGTTGAGGAGGCCTTTTATACAACTGATAGGGTAATGACGGTGTCTTTTCACAAATTTGGGGACTTTTTCCCCGGGACTGGACACATTAAAGACGTTGGTGTTGGCTCAGGAAAGAATTATGCTATCAATGTCCCGTTAAATGATGGAATGGATGATGAGAGTTTCCGGGCTCTGTTTCGACCTATCATTCAAAAAGTCATGGAAGTTTATCAACCTGATGCCGTCGTTCTTCAATGTGGAGCTGATTCTTTGTCTGGCGACAGGTTGGGTTGCTTCAATTTGTCTGTGAAAGGTCATGCAGATTGCCTTCGCTTCCTTAGATCTTTCAATGTTCCTCTGATGGTGTTGGGTGGTGGAGGATATACAATTCGGAACGTCGCTCGTTGTTGGTGTTATGag ACAGCAGTCGCAGTAGGAGTGGAGCCTGATAATAAGTTACCATATAATGAATATTATGAGTATTTTGGCCCAGATTATACTCTTCATGTGGATCCAAGCAACATGGAGAATCTAAACACGACCAAGGATATGGAAAAAATAAG GAACACACTACTAGAACAGATTTCCAGGCTTCCACATGCTCCCAGTGTTCCTTTTCAGACAACACCATCAACCATACCAGTTCCAGATGTG GCAGAAGAGGACATGGAGAGAAGACCAAAACCTCGCATATGGAGTGGTGATGATTATGATTCTGATCATGATGAAGATGAAAAGGCTAATATGAAGTCCTCAAACTTAAATGACTATATGAG CAGGGATGTTGCAGATGAtatggaagaggagaaaccgGTGCCTCCCCCACATGGATGCTGCTGA